The genomic interval GGTAGGGAAACCTCTGACACCCAACCTTCTAACTAGATCAAAATCCTCATGTAACAATTGAAGACCTACCTGTTGTTCAGCTTCGTTTACAATTGCTTTTCCATCAAGGCCGATATGATTTGTAATTTCAATCATAACCGATTTATCTGATATATTTTGATTAAATGCAAACAGTGCTTCTCTTGAACGACGCAAATATTCTGTTGCTTTTGCATCAGTATGATTTTTTTGAATCACCTTAAATACACGAGAAGGCGGGTAGGATGATTGAACTGGATTATCTATCATTAAAGTCCCATCAATTGGCATTCTTGAATGCTCTCCAACTTCTCTCCAGTGAGGGGCCACATCGGCTGGTTTATGAATGCCGTTTGCCGGATCGATTGGTCCATCATGCCATTTTTCCAGCAAACCGCCCATAACCGTATGGAAGTTAAAAAAGTTCCCGTATTGCTCTACAAAACGACGAAGCACAGGTTCAAGCGCCCAGCAATGCGAACAAATAGGATCGGTCACATAGTAAAGATTAACTGCTTTTGTGGGCTGATTAAAATCAATATTCTCCATTTCCTCCTCTTCAGCTACCCCGCATACGCCTGTTTGTAGATCACAAACCATATTATTATTGTTCCCCATTTTAATTCCTCATTTCTCTTTTAATAAGTAAAGATAAGCGATGAAAAGCAAACACTTATACCTCGCTAGCGAAATACATATTTATTTGCTTGCAATTAAATTTTAAATCATAATAAAAATCATCAACACCAATAGTTCTGCGGATGTGTCGTTTATACAACACATTTAAGAAGTTGTTTAAAAAGTAGGAGGTTAACAAAATGACCGAATCAAAGTCGGACCCCCGAGTTCTACGTACCCGCAAATTAATTATGGATTCTTTCATTGAACTTTCAGGGAAAAAGGAATTTAAAGATATTACGATAAAAGATATAACTACAGAAGCGATGATTAATCGTGCAACTTTTTATTATCATTTTGAAGATATACACAACTTATTGGAAAAAGTACTGTCAGAAGTATTGTTAGTCAATTTGAATTATGACTTTTATCAAAATGACGAACTAAATGAAGAAGTATTTATTAGCATCTTTGAAGCTGTAACAAATTTTCAAAAGTCATTATCCAGTCGTTGCCATAGAGGTTACGAAGATACCATTGCCCGTATTATTAGGGAACAGCTCGAAATTATTTTTTATAAAATGTTGTTAAAGCAGCATAAAGCGGAGAAGGATGAAGCTCTAAAACTTACAGCTGTCCTATTAAGCTGGGGAATTTATGGGGTTTCTGTAGAATGGAGAAGAAATAGTCACAAGACACCGCCGGAAGAATTTATCAAATTAGCGATTCCTTATATACGGACTGGAATTGATAGAATGTAAGGGGAATCGAATAGCTATTTGAAATCTCTTGTGAAATCGGCTCTTAAGAAAGCTAGTGTGAAAACAAATAAGACTAAGAGTGAGCTGTATAATAATTAGAAGAAGCTTAAAGAGTTACAACAATTCAAGGTATATTTGAACAAGTCAAGAAGAGGGGTGCACGCAGCCCCTCTTCTTTTTGTTTTATTAAAACTATTTATTATTCGTTTTCCCTCTTATAAACCAACGGATTTTTAATACTCGCTGCGATTCCGCCCGGCTTGCAGCCTGGCAGCCAATTTTCAAGATCAGAGCGTCTTGCCTTGCTGTCTGGCTCACCAACGAGTGTACCGTCTGCATAGTAGATAATGGTCATCACCTTGCGCATATGGTCAGTTGGATTACCCGGAGCAGAGTGGATGGTCCAGCCTGCATGGAAGGTAGCGTCTCCAGCCGCCATAGCACCGTAATTTACTTGAGGAATGCTGCGTCCTTCGATGAATTGACCAAGGGTTTTATGTGATTCATCCGAAATTTCTTGCCTGCTGACATAACCCAAATGATTGGTGCCGGAAGCAAAGTTCATTGTACCCACTTCTTCAGGAATAGGGACCAGCGGCATCCACAGCGTAATGGTATTATTGGTATCGAAAGGCCAATAAATTTGGTCTTGATGCCATGGAGTATGACCGCCGCCAGGTTCTTTGAATAATGCTTGATCATGATAAATCCGGACACCCTCAACACCCATCAATTCTGCAGCTATTTTTGCAAAACGTTTTGCAAGTGTGAATGCAGCTGCAGCCTCACTCATCTCCCAAAGGTTGCCTACTTGTATAAAAGCTTTGCCGTAAGTATCCCGTTCAGAGACCGGCTTATCATGGTAATTGTGTTTAAATACCAAGTCACTAATGATTGGTTCATACGTTTTTATCATTTCTGCGGATGCGACATTTTTTAAAAAGAGATGGCCATCCTTTTGATAAGAAGCGATTTGTTCTTGCGTGAGAGAATAGCTTTCTTCAAGCAGGGGCAGCGTGCTTAACCTATTGTTTTCATTCATCATATTTCCTCCTAATTGTATGTGTTTGTTTCAGCTTCGCAATACATACAGTGTAAGGGATTCTTCTATGATCTGGCTTTGTCAAAGCTTCAAATAATTTTGTCAAAAACAACTGTAATTGTGGGATAGATATGATATTCTGTGAGTAATTACGAGTAGAGGATGAGGATGTTCATGAAACCTGGCATGGATGCAACGATGAACCACCGGATCGTGCCCTATATACGAGAGTGCGATTTTGCGCTGCGAAAACCGTGGGTACTGCCGGAACGCCGTTTGCTTGATTACTTGCTTGTCTATGTACAGGAAGGGGAATGCTTGTTCACAGTTGATGGGGTGGCCTATCCATTCGAAAAAGGTGAGTTTTGTTTCATTCAGCCAAATAGTGTGAATCGTTTGGAAGGGACAACGAATACGGTAACGCCGTTTGCACACTTTGATATATTTTATAGTACGACTAGCGACCAAAGCTTCCCAACACGAGCGGGCCAATTGGATTTGACCCCCTATCAGCATCTTATGCAGCCGAGATTGGACGAGCAGTTCCAAACTCATATTCCGGTGAAGCTGAAGCTAAGTCATCCATCTAAATTTCGTGATACATTTTTGCAAGTGGTGGAATTCTGGCAGTATAAGGACTCCATTATGCAATTGAAGGCACAAACCCGAATGATGGAATTGGTTACATTCATACTAGAGGATTACATGCCTGCCAATCATGTCAAGCAAATGTCACCGCAGGCATTAAATTGGATTACTTCTTATTTTTCGTTTAACTTGAGCGAACCTTTATCGGTAGTTGATATGGCGCGAAGAGCTAATCTATCTACTTCAAGATTTAACGATGTATTTAAAATGCAGTACGGTGTAACACCGCATCAATATTTGTTAAAAACACGCATAGATCATGCTTGTGAGCTGCTGCTTGCATCCAAGCTGACACAAGAGCAGATCGCAAGTTATTGTGGGTTTTCAGATATTCATCATTTTTCTAAGGCATTCAAGAAAATAGTAGGAATAACTCCTGGTGAGTACAGCAGGGGGAGAATGGGGCGATGATACTAGATTCATCGGTCAAACGATAGTACAGCAGTAAGAAATGAAAGGGGGAATCTGACGAAGCTCTCAAACAAAAGGCAAGCATCCTTTCACATAGTTGTAGATGAGCATGAAGCTATGGAGTGTTTGCCATAAAACTCGAAAAAATTGCAACAAAAGCACCGTTATCTATTTCCAACACCCCCAAATTAAAGTTAAATCCAACACCTATAAAAAATTATAGAGGTATTTTATTATACTTTTAGAAATTTAATTCTAAAAGCAACCATCTATTAAAAAACAGCCGTTTTTTCATTTGTTTTTCTTCGTCCTCTATATACTCTCTGGCTTTTTCTAAAACCTCCGATAGTTGAACTGCATCATGCTCAGTATCTTAGATATGGGCCCTAACCCTATTTTATGATAAATATTTCCCAATCACATTTGCTGACACTGGCTTTAGCCCAAGCTCTCTTATCCAGACGGAGAGCTGTCCCATATGGTGTATTTCGTGATCGATCACATGACGCATCATTCACCTTTTGTATAGTGTCGATCGTAAATAGCTCACTTTAAGAACAAATAAGTTCTTATAGATCCAATTTAACTCGATCAGGCGCTGAAGTAGCTCTATAAGCGCATATATGTTCTTACAGCCAACAAACCCGGCCGTTTCTCTCGCTGTAAGAACACATATGTTCTTACAGATCCAATTCAACCTCAACCAGACGCTGAAGCAGCTCTATAAGCGCATATATGTTCTTACAGCCAACAAACCGGGCCGTTTCTCTCGCTGTAAGAACACATACGTCCTTAAAGTTCCAATTCAACCTCGACCAGACACCGAAGCAGCTCTATAAGCGCATGATTTTTTCTTCTGGTTCACTTCATTTATTCTCTCACCTTAATCTATTAATTTTAGGAACGCATGTGCTTAATGCCGCAATTCTTACTTATGTAGTGCTTTCAATATTTGATTTTTATAAAATTTTAATAAAATATCTGTGAAATGTTTAAATATAAAGGAAGTTTTTCTGCATGTGATGTACTAAATGAGAAGGCGCTGACTAGGCTAGCAAAAGGTTAGATTGGAAGAAGATATTGTCAATGGAAAAGAAGCTGAAGAAAGCCGGATGACATAGCTGAAATAAGACGAGAAGGGTTATAATAGAAGGACCTATTATATGGAGGTTAATCAACATGTCTATATTTACACGCACGGATCATATTGGCGTCATTCAACCGGATATTAAAGTATATCAAGCAAAACCAGAGGATACGGAAGCTGTATTGCAGCTTCTCATCCAAACAGCGGAATGGCTAAAGAGCAAAGGTTCTACGCAGTGGAGCGGCTTGCTGAAGGGGGAGGATTCTCATCAGACACCGGAGGCAATTAAACGCGGTGAGGTATACATATTTATGCAAGGAAACAGTTTGGCAGGCATGGTCATGCTTATGCAGCAAGCAAGCGCTTGGGATCGCGAGTTATGGGGTGAAGAGGGGCATGAACAGTCCATCTATCTGCATCGACTTAACATTAACCGTGAGGTTGCAGGCAAAAACTTAGGTGAAGCCATTGTGGATTGGGCAGGATCAGGTATTCATTTTGAGGGAAAAGATCGTATTCGGCTGGACTGTATTGCGAATAATCCGAAGCTCAATGCATTCTACCTAAGCTGCGGGTATGAACATAAAGGTTTATCCTCCAATGAGATGGGGGAATTTAATTTATACGAGAAATTGCAGACAGTACAGTAATAGAAGAGGGACGGCGCAGTTCATACTGCGCCGTCCCTCTTTTGCATTTTTTAAAAAGGTTATTTGCTCGCTAATCCCAAATTATCAAGCAATCTCATCACTGCTACGACTGCCTGTGCTTTCGTCACTTTCGCCTGAGGATCAAATTTCGTCTCGGATACGCCTTGCAAAATTTGCTCTTTAACTAACAGTGCAACAGAAGCTTTAGCATAGGAAGATATAGAAGCTTGATCACGGAAAGACTCAAGCAACGCTGCATCACCGTCTGCCGTACGATCAATCAGCTTCATCACTTTTGCCAAAATGACTGCCATGTCCTGACGAGTAATCGTACCGTTCGGATCAAATAGCTGCTCGCTCTTGCCAGTAATGATGCCTAATTCCTTAGCTAATGCAATATCTCCAGCATATTTGGAATCTGCCGCTACATCATCAAATGGAGCGCCTTCTACTTTTGGCACGATGCCGAGGCCTCTGCTGATCATGGAAATAAATTCAGCCCTAGTGATGATCGTGTTTCCTCCGAATTGTTCATTCGATTGTCCAAAAACGATTAATTTTGCTGCTGCACGCTCGATATGGTTTTTGTTCCATTCAGCCGTCACGTCTTTGAAGACGAAGCTGGATTCGACAATGGTATAGATGCTGTTGCCGTTGCTGACCAGATGAGCGGTAAATCCGCCTTTATCGTCTTTTTTGAACACCGTATGGAGTGGACGGAA from Paenibacillus sp. FSL K6-3182 carries:
- a CDS encoding phytanoyl-CoA dioxygenase family protein, with the translated sequence MMNENNRLSTLPLLEESYSLTQEQIASYQKDGHLFLKNVASAEMIKTYEPIISDLVFKHNYHDKPVSERDTYGKAFIQVGNLWEMSEAAAAFTLAKRFAKIAAELMGVEGVRIYHDQALFKEPGGGHTPWHQDQIYWPFDTNNTITLWMPLVPIPEEVGTMNFASGTNHLGYVSRQEISDESHKTLGQFIEGRSIPQVNYGAMAAGDATFHAGWTIHSAPGNPTDHMRKVMTIIYYADGTLVGEPDSKARRSDLENWLPGCKPGGIAASIKNPLVYKRENE
- a CDS encoding GNAT family N-acetyltransferase, with the translated sequence MSIFTRTDHIGVIQPDIKVYQAKPEDTEAVLQLLIQTAEWLKSKGSTQWSGLLKGEDSHQTPEAIKRGEVYIFMQGNSLAGMVMLMQQASAWDRELWGEEGHEQSIYLHRLNINREVAGKNLGEAIVDWAGSGIHFEGKDRIRLDCIANNPKLNAFYLSCGYEHKGLSSNEMGEFNLYEKLQTVQ
- a CDS encoding DsbA family protein, which translates into the protein MGNNNNMVCDLQTGVCGVAEEEEMENIDFNQPTKAVNLYYVTDPICSHCWALEPVLRRFVEQYGNFFNFHTVMGGLLEKWHDGPIDPANGIHKPADVAPHWREVGEHSRMPIDGTLMIDNPVQSSYPPSRVFKVIQKNHTDAKATEYLRRSREALFAFNQNISDKSVMIEITNHIGLDGKAIVNEAEQQVGLQLLHEDFDLVRRLGVRGFPTIIMTNEENKGVKIVGSRPLDNYVDGLKKVLNLEDLQPKPVPSLADLLEKEKLLFSKEIEVMYDVEQADVKFLIEQELPTNHYQVNEILGELYFTATK
- a CDS encoding AraC family transcriptional regulator: MKPGMDATMNHRIVPYIRECDFALRKPWVLPERRLLDYLLVYVQEGECLFTVDGVAYPFEKGEFCFIQPNSVNRLEGTTNTVTPFAHFDIFYSTTSDQSFPTRAGQLDLTPYQHLMQPRLDEQFQTHIPVKLKLSHPSKFRDTFLQVVEFWQYKDSIMQLKAQTRMMELVTFILEDYMPANHVKQMSPQALNWITSYFSFNLSEPLSVVDMARRANLSTSRFNDVFKMQYGVTPHQYLLKTRIDHACELLLASKLTQEQIASYCGFSDIHHFSKAFKKIVGITPGEYSRGRMGR
- a CDS encoding TetR/AcrR family transcriptional regulator; the protein is MTESKSDPRVLRTRKLIMDSFIELSGKKEFKDITIKDITTEAMINRATFYYHFEDIHNLLEKVLSEVLLVNLNYDFYQNDELNEEVFISIFEAVTNFQKSLSSRCHRGYEDTIARIIREQLEIIFYKMLLKQHKAEKDEALKLTAVLLSWGIYGVSVEWRRNSHKTPPEEFIKLAIPYIRTGIDRM